The Acidimicrobiia bacterium genome has a window encoding:
- a CDS encoding amidohydrolase family protein, translating into MTMPTDIGAVDLMISFPVADHARTYDYLRPMLRDSGSGEMEMPAEYMFKDIPNRLDAGDDPVDITLAEMDKWGVDIGLIGLGREVMTGALRDHPDRFAASLEVDPNDITGTVRKIRTAHEEHNIKAVTTFPAGCNPQVPVSDRRYYPIYQTCIDLDIPIISNAGIAGPRFPSACQDVMHFDDVCYDFPELRIVMRHGAEPWEALAVKLMLKWPNLYYMTSAFAPKHYPRAIIEYANTRGAEKVMYAGYFPMGLSLERIFTEMPNVPFRDHVWPRFLRENAMRVFKLEG; encoded by the coding sequence ATGACGATGCCGACGGACATCGGCGCGGTCGATCTGATGATCAGCTTCCCGGTTGCCGACCACGCCCGCACCTACGACTATCTGCGGCCGATGCTCCGCGACTCGGGCAGCGGCGAGATGGAGATGCCCGCCGAGTACATGTTCAAGGACATCCCGAACCGCCTCGACGCCGGCGACGACCCCGTCGACATCACGCTCGCCGAGATGGACAAGTGGGGCGTCGACATCGGCCTCATCGGCTTGGGGAGAGAGGTGATGACGGGAGCCCTCCGCGACCACCCGGACCGGTTCGCCGCCAGCCTCGAGGTCGACCCGAACGACATCACCGGCACGGTGCGCAAGATCCGCACCGCGCACGAGGAGCACAACATCAAGGCGGTCACCACGTTCCCGGCGGGCTGCAACCCGCAGGTGCCGGTGAGCGACAGGCGCTACTACCCGATCTACCAGACTTGCATCGACCTCGACATCCCGATCATCTCGAACGCAGGCATCGCAGGGCCGCGGTTCCCGTCGGCGTGCCAGGACGTCATGCACTTCGACGACGTGTGTTACGACTTCCCCGAGTTGCGCATCGTGATGCGCCACGGCGCCGAACCGTGGGAAGCGCTCGCGGTGAAACTCATGCTCAAGTGGCCCAACCTCTATTACATGACGAGCGCGTTCGCGCCCAAGCATTACCCGAGGGCCATCATCGAGTATGCCAACACGCGTGGTGCGGAGAAGGTGATGTACGCGGGCTACTTCCCGATGGGGCTGAGCCTCGAACGCATCTTCACCGAGATGCCGAACGTGCCGTTCCGTGACCACGTGTGGCCGCGGTTCCTGCGCGAGAACGCGATGCGCGTCTTCAAGCTCGAGGGCTGA